A genomic segment from Sulfuritalea hydrogenivorans sk43H encodes:
- the dut gene encoding dUTP diphosphatase, whose translation MASIDLKILDARLREKPYAPQYATPGSAGIDLRACIEMAIKIHPGETILVPTGIAIHLSDPGLAAMILPRSGLGHKHGIVLGNLVGLIDSDYQGEVFVSTWNRGHDTFTLNPLDRLAQLVVVPVVQVSFNVVDEFPVSERGTGGFGSTGVGG comes from the coding sequence ATGGCCAGCATTGATCTCAAGATACTCGACGCCCGGCTGAGGGAAAAGCCTTACGCCCCGCAATACGCCACGCCGGGGTCGGCCGGCATCGACTTGCGCGCCTGCATCGAGATGGCAATCAAGATTCATCCAGGCGAGACGATTCTGGTTCCCACGGGCATCGCCATCCATCTGTCCGACCCAGGTTTGGCGGCAATGATCCTGCCGCGCTCGGGGCTGGGCCACAAGCACGGAATCGTGCTGGGCAACCTGGTTGGGTTGATCGACTCCGATTATCAAGGCGAGGTTTTCGTCTCGACCTGGAATCGCGGCCACGATACTTTTACATTGAATCCGCTGGATCGCCTGGCGCAGTTGGTCGTGGTGCCGGTGGTGCAGGTGAGCTTCAATGTCGTAGATGAATTTCCCGTCAGCGAACGGGGGACTGGCGGCTTCGGCAGTACGGGCGTTGGCGGATAA